A DNA window from Setaria viridis chromosome 2, Setaria_viridis_v4.0, whole genome shotgun sequence contains the following coding sequences:
- the LOC117842447 gene encoding senescence-specific cysteine protease SAG39: MASMRSSSSSMALALLPLLVAAAFFIPSLLASSASRTLDDHGLDGEALLMLGRFHGWMAAHGRSYATEEEKLRRFEVYRSNMEFIEAANRDSRMSYRLGETPFTDLTHDEFMAMYGGSNGDPTSEKEEMMMITTRAGPVHEGGGVHGGDLHQLAAVDEEEPPRRANLTALLPPSVDWRAEGVVTPVGFNAWCSSCWAFVAAATIESAKAISTGDPPPVLSEQQLVDCDTLDKGCGGGWMDRAFKWVIQNGGITSAAAYPYTDKNGTCQEGKPAEATLSSYKLLPRGDEEAIMEAVARQPVAVAFDHNDPCFQHYIDGVYDAGCSISGVYNKGACKTAQNHALALVGYGTKPDGTKYWIGKNSWSAKWGDNGFVYLLRDSPPLGLCGLAVRPSFPII; this comes from the exons ATGGCTTCCATGCGCTCGTCGTCCTCATCCATGGCTCTCGCTCTGCTGCCGCTACTGGTGGCAGCCGCATTCTTCATCCCCTCCCTGCTGGCTTCATCAGCTTCACGTACCCTCGACGACCATGGCTTGGACGGTGAGGCACTGCTGATGCTGGGGAGGTTCCATgggtggatggcggcgcacgGCCGGTCGTACGccaccgaggaggagaagcttcGCCGGTTCGAGGTGTACCGGAGCAACATGGAGTTCATCGAGGCGGCGAACCGGGACAGCCGGATGAGCTACCGCCTCGGCGAGACCCCGTTCACCGACCTCACCCACGACGAGTTCATGGCCATGTACGGTGGCAGCAACGGCGACCCGACGTCGGAGAAggaggagatgatgatgatcaccACTCGCGCTGGCCCCGTCCACGAGGGTGGCGGCGTCCATGGCGGTGACCTCCACCAGCTCGCCGCCGTTGATGAAGAAGAGCCGCCGCGTCGTGCAAACCTGACAGCGCTGCTGCCTCCGAGCGTCGATTGGAGGGCCGAAGGCGTCGTCACTCCAGTCGGGTTCAATGCATGGTGCT CGTCTTGCTGGGCGTTcgtcgcggcggcgacgatAGAGAGCGCGAAGGCGATCAGCACCGGTGACCCGCCGCCGGTGCTGTCGGAGCAGCAGCTCGTGGACTGCGACACCCTCGACaagggctgcggcggcgggtggatggACAGGGCCTTCAAGTGGGTGATCCAGAACGGCGGCatcacgtcggcggcggcgtaccCCTACACGGACAAGAACGGCACCTGCCAGGAGGGGAagccggcggaggcgacgcTAAGCAGCTACAAGCTGCTGCcgcgcggcgacgaggaggcgatcatggaggcggtggcgcggcaGCCCGTGGCCGTGGCCTTCGACCACAACGACCCCTGCTTCCAGCACTACATCGACGGCGTGTACGACGCCGGCTGCTCCATTTCCGGCGTCTACAACAAAGGGGCGTGCAAGACAGCGCAGAACCACGCGCTGGCCCTCGTCGGGTACGGGACCAAGCCCGACGGGACCAAGTACTGGATCGGCAAGAACTCGTGGAGCGCCAAGTGGGGCGACAACGGCTTCGTCTACCTCCTCAGGGACTCGCCGCCGTTGGGATTGTGCGGCCTCGCGGTGCGCCCCAGCTTCCCTATCATCTGA